Within Arcobacter sp. LA11, the genomic segment CATCTCTAGGTGGTCTGTTTGTCTTTCTAGTTCATCTTCTATTATATCGAACAGCTCTTTATCTGCTTGTTCTAATGTTTGCTCTGTTATGTAGCTCATATTTATATTTTCTCCTATATATTTTTAATTATTTTCAGTTTCTTCTGCGTGTAAATCAATTTCTGTTTTGATTGGTTTCATTGCAGGGAATAGTAATACATCTCTAATTGAGTGCTCATTTGTAAGCATCATTACTAATCTATCAATACCAATACCTTGCCCAGCTGTTGGTGCCATTCCGTAAGATAAAGCATTTACAAAGTCTTCATCCATCTCATGGGCTTCATCATCTCCACCAGATTCTTTTGCAGCCATTTGACCTTCAAATCTTTCTAGTTGGTCAAGTGGGTCATTAAGCTCAGAGAATGCATTTGCTATCTCTTTTCCTGCTATAAATAATTCAAATCTATCTGTTAAGTGAGGTTTTTCATCATTTCTTCTTGCTAATGGTGAAATCTCAACAGGGTACTCAGTAATAAACGTTGGGTTTATTAATTTATCTTCAACGTATTCATCAAATAATTCACCTTGAAGTTGACCTAAATTCATTTTTTCATTTACATCAACATTTGCAGTTTTTAAATATGCAATTATTTTATCTTTATCTTCTACAATATCTGCAGGTACACCACCAATATCAACAAGTGATTGGATTAGCGGAATTTCACTGAATTGTGTAAAGTCAATTTCTAAATCACCATATGGTAATGTAGTAGGTAATTCTAAATGTTCAAATAAGAATTCGAAATATTCTTTTGTAAGTTCAATTAAATCTTTGTATGTTTTATATGCCCAATAAAATTCAATAGAAGTAAACTCAGGGTTATGCGTTGCATCCATTCCTTCATTTCTAAAACATCTATTGATTTCAAATACTGCTTCAAATCCACCAACAATACATCTTTTTAAATATAACTCTGGTGCAATTCTTAAAAATCTATCAACACCAAGTGCATTGTGATGAGTAGTAAATGGTTTTGCATTTGCTCCACCTGCAATAGGGTGCATCATTGGAGTTTCAACTTCTAAGAAACCTTTATTTTCAAAAAATCTTCTTGTAAGAGAAATAACTCTAGATCTAATATGGAAAGTTTTTCTAACTTCACTATTCATTATTAGGTCTAAATATCTTTGTCTGTATCTTAACTCTTTATCTTGAATACCGTGATATTTTTCAGGTAGTGGTGAAATAGCTTTTGTTAAAATTTTTAATCCATCAACATGAAGTGATAATTCACCTTTTCCAGTAATAAATGGATATCCAGATACTTCAATAATATCACCAACTTCTACAGTTTTTTTGAAAGTTTCATTATAAAAACCTTCTGGTAGATTATCTCTTGCTACATAAATTTGTAAAATTCCACTTTCATCTTCTATTTTTAGAAATGAAGCTTTACCCATAAGTCTGAAGAATTTAATTCTTCCTGCAACTGTATAGTTTCTATTTTCATCTCTTTTTTCTTCTGTTTGTACAAGGTCACTATTTACATTTAAATATTTTGAAATTGTTGTATTTCTTGTACTTTCATTTGAATAAGGATTTATTCCTTTTTCTCTTAGTGTATTTGCTTTTTCAATTCTTTGCTGTATATATTTATTTTCAAACAATACTAATTTCCTTCTTTTAATTCTTCTGCCATTTTTGCAGCATCTTTTTTTATTTCTTCTGTATTTCCAA encodes:
- the lysS gene encoding lysine--tRNA ligase, giving the protein MFENKYIQQRIEKANTLREKGINPYSNESTRNTTISKYLNVNSDLVQTEEKRDENRNYTVAGRIKFFRLMGKASFLKIEDESGILQIYVARDNLPEGFYNETFKKTVEVGDIIEVSGYPFITGKGELSLHVDGLKILTKAISPLPEKYHGIQDKELRYRQRYLDLIMNSEVRKTFHIRSRVISLTRRFFENKGFLEVETPMMHPIAGGANAKPFTTHHNALGVDRFLRIAPELYLKRCIVGGFEAVFEINRCFRNEGMDATHNPEFTSIEFYWAYKTYKDLIELTKEYFEFLFEHLELPTTLPYGDLEIDFTQFSEIPLIQSLVDIGGVPADIVEDKDKIIAYLKTANVDVNEKMNLGQLQGELFDEYVEDKLINPTFITEYPVEISPLARRNDEKPHLTDRFELFIAGKEIANAFSELNDPLDQLERFEGQMAAKESGGDDEAHEMDEDFVNALSYGMAPTAGQGIGIDRLVMMLTNEHSIRDVLLFPAMKPIKTEIDLHAEETENN